The Etheostoma spectabile isolate EspeVRDwgs_2016 chromosome 1, UIUC_Espe_1.0, whole genome shotgun sequence genome has a segment encoding these proteins:
- the tead1b gene encoding transcriptional enhancer factor TEF-1 isoform X2: MDQAVKDKALQSMASMSSAQIVSATAIHNKLGLPGIPRPAFPGAGLWQGMISAGQPGSSQDIKPFTQQAYPIQPVTTAISSYEPTAASAPTAPAWQGRSIGTSKLRLVEFSAFLEQQRDPDSYNKHLFVHIGQTNHSYSDALLESVDIRQIYDKFPEKKGGLKELYGKGPQNAFFLIKFWADLNCNIQDDTGSFYGVTSQYESSENMTITCSTKVCSFGKQVVEKVETEYARFENGRFVYRISRSPMCEYMINFIHKLKHLPEKYMMNSVLENFTILLVVTNRDTQETLLCMACVFEVSNSEHGAQHHIYRLVKE, encoded by the exons ATG GACCAAGCCGTGAAGGACAAAGCCCTCCAGAGCATGGCCTCCATGTCCTCGGCTCAGATCGTCTCTGCCACGGCTATTCACAACAAGCTGGGCCTGCCAGGCATCCCGCGCCCAGCCTTCCCTGGAGCAGGG TTATGGCAGGGTATGATATCGGCTGGTCAGCCTGGATCCTCGCAAGA TATTAAGCCTTTCACCCAGCAAGCCTATCCCATTCAGCCAGTCACAACAGCCATTTCAA gttacgAGCCCACAGCAGCTTCAGCTCCCACAGCACCAGCATGGCAGGGACGCTCCATCGGTACATCTAAACTCCGACTTGTGGAATTTTCTGCCTTCCTAGAGCAACAGAGAGACCCAGACTCA TACAACAAACACCTATTTGTACATATCGGACAGACAAATCATTCCTACAGTGACGCCCTGCTAGAGTCGGTGGACATTCGTCAGATTTATGACAAATTCCCAGAAAAGAAAGGAGGACTGAAAGAGCTGTATGGAAAAGGTCCCCAGAATGCCTTCTTCCTTATAAAATTCTGG GCTGACTTGAACTGCAACATTCAAGATGATACCGGATCTTTCTATGGAGTCACAAGTCAGTACGAGAGCTCGGAGAACATGACCATTACATGTTCAACAAAGGTCTGCTCCTTTGGCAAGCAAGTGGTCGAGAAGGTTGAG aCTGAATATGCACGGTTTGAGAATGGACGCTTTGTCTACCGCATAAGCCGGTCTCCCATGTGTGAATACATGATCAACTTCATCCATAAACTAAAACATCTGCCAGAGAAATATATGATGAACAGTGTGCTGGAGAACTTCACTATCTTATTG GTTGTGACGAATAGGGACACCCAGGAGACATTGCTATGTATGGCGTGTGTGTTTGAAGTTTCAAACAGTGAGCACGGCGCCCAGCATCATATCTACAGACTGGTAAAGGAATGA